The following proteins come from a genomic window of Rhodoligotrophos sp. CJ14:
- the yddG gene encoding aromatic amino acid exporter YddG, with translation MQSRELKATAIGIIAILLWASLALLTVSAGDIPRFELLTLTFTVAFVSGLAALTLQGRRGLHQLKQPLAPWLTAFIGIFAYHALYFFALSAAPPAQASLIAFLWPLLIVLLSSLAARQRLRVAHLAGALLGLAGTATLLLDKDTGPIELDAAAGYVAALACALVWSSYSVYNRRFEATPSGMLVGVCGAVALAGALCHLLLEETIAPGATQWATIIALGIGPAGLAFLAWDYGTKHGNLSLLGALSYIAPLVSTLLLIGAGRAQATWPVAIGLVLIIGGAVIATFHVKPRARTEP, from the coding sequence ATGCAATCGCGCGAGCTCAAGGCAACGGCAATCGGCATTATCGCCATCCTGCTCTGGGCAAGCCTTGCCCTGCTCACCGTGAGCGCGGGCGATATTCCCCGTTTCGAGCTGCTGACTTTGACCTTCACGGTCGCCTTTGTCTCCGGCCTCGCAGCGCTCACCCTGCAGGGACGTCGCGGCCTGCACCAGCTCAAGCAGCCGCTGGCGCCATGGCTCACCGCCTTCATCGGCATCTTCGCCTACCACGCCCTTTATTTCTTCGCCCTCTCGGCCGCACCGCCCGCCCAGGCGAGCCTGATTGCCTTTCTGTGGCCTCTCCTGATCGTGCTGCTCTCGTCTCTTGCCGCACGACAGCGGCTGCGCGTCGCGCATCTCGCCGGCGCCCTCCTCGGGCTTGCCGGAACCGCGACTTTGCTGCTCGACAAGGATACCGGCCCGATTGAGCTCGATGCGGCAGCCGGCTATGTGGCAGCCCTTGCCTGTGCCCTCGTATGGTCCAGCTATTCCGTCTACAACCGCCGCTTCGAAGCAACCCCGAGCGGCATGCTGGTCGGCGTATGCGGAGCGGTCGCGCTCGCAGGCGCGCTCTGTCACCTCCTCCTCGAGGAAACCATCGCACCGGGCGCAACGCAATGGGCCACGATCATAGCCCTCGGCATTGGCCCCGCCGGCCTTGCCTTTCTTGCCTGGGACTATGGCACCAAGCACGGTAACCTGTCCCTGCTTGGCGCGCTGTCCTATATCGCGCCGCTGGTCTCGACCCTTCTTTTGATCGGCGCCGGCCGGGCACAGGCGACCTGGCCAGTTGCCATCGGCCTTGTGCTCATCATCGGCGGCGCGGTGATTGCGACCTTCCACGTAAAGCCTCGCGCGAGAACAGAGCCCTGA
- a CDS encoding SDR family oxidoreductase, translating into MSDTPPPHGTASAGLKLQDRIAVITGSDSGMGQAMAEAFAGQGADIVVTFHTDQQGAEETARLVAAAGRRAIVRQLDVRDERAVARLFDELGPELGTPHILVNNAGVGSSGMTVAETPTEEFDKVIKTDLYGPFFCCREFIRHREAAGGGGKIINITSVHEAIPSAQNAAYGAAKGGLLTFTRSLALELAPLKINVNAIAPGLIRTPMTMKRTEDPEKRIEEMPHIPWHRPGEPWEVARLALYLASPDADYVTGQSFTIDGGLEMNWGQGA; encoded by the coding sequence ATGAGCGACACACCTCCGCCGCATGGAACGGCGTCTGCCGGCCTCAAGCTGCAAGATCGCATAGCCGTCATCACCGGCTCCGACTCCGGCATGGGTCAGGCTATGGCCGAAGCCTTCGCGGGACAGGGCGCCGATATCGTCGTCACCTTTCACACCGACCAGCAAGGGGCTGAGGAAACGGCGCGCCTTGTGGCCGCGGCTGGCCGGCGCGCAATTGTCCGCCAGCTCGACGTGCGCGATGAGCGCGCGGTCGCCAGACTGTTCGACGAGCTCGGGCCGGAGCTTGGCACCCCTCATATCCTCGTCAACAATGCCGGGGTCGGCTCGAGCGGAATGACCGTTGCTGAAACGCCGACCGAGGAATTCGACAAGGTCATCAAGACCGATCTCTACGGCCCCTTCTTCTGCTGCCGCGAGTTCATTCGGCACCGCGAGGCGGCGGGCGGCGGTGGTAAGATCATCAACATCACCTCCGTCCACGAAGCCATTCCAAGCGCGCAAAATGCCGCCTATGGCGCCGCAAAGGGAGGGCTGCTGACCTTCACCCGCAGCCTTGCCCTTGAGCTCGCTCCATTGAAGATCAACGTGAACGCCATCGCGCCGGGCCTCATCCGCACGCCGATGACCATGAAGCGCACCGAAGACCCGGAGAAACGGATAGAGGAAATGCCCCACATTCCCTGGCATCGCCCGGGTGAGCCTTGGGAGGTTGCGCGACTTGCGCTCTATCTCGCATCTCCCGATGCGGACTACGTCACCGGCCAGAGCTTTACGATCGACGGCGGCCTGGAAATGAACTGGGGCCAGGGCGCGTGA
- a CDS encoding DUF2934 domain-containing protein yields the protein MMGDREQRIRERAHQIWEQEGRPEGRHDEHWERAARAIDEEDMGQTAGRKEADGKAAPKKRTSRSTSNVGQASGLQPGGTTPGGSPAAGMGSMGRGGGSTAKASTGSSKGARR from the coding sequence ATGATGGGCGATCGGGAGCAGCGGATTCGGGAGCGGGCGCATCAAATATGGGAGCAGGAAGGCCGCCCGGAGGGGCGCCATGACGAGCACTGGGAACGTGCCGCACGCGCAATCGACGAAGAGGATATGGGCCAGACGGCCGGCCGTAAGGAGGCCGATGGTAAAGCCGCACCGAAGAAGCGGACCTCGCGCAGCACCTCGAATGTGGGTCAGGCCTCGGGCCTGCAGCCGGGAGGCACGACCCCCGGGGGCAGCCCCGCTGCTGGAATGGGCAGCATGGGCCGCGGTGGCGGCAGCACGGCCAAGGCCTCGACCGGCTCGAGCAAGGGAGCACGCCGCTAG
- a CDS encoding ABC transporter permease, translating to MQHSALTRTEVVARWALRIFGVAVLFFLIAPIIAILPLSFNDSQFLTYPLRGFTTHWYDAVFSSEKWQIAVKNSFLIGIPATIIATVLGTLAAIGLQMADFRGKGFLTALLLSPLIVPIVIVAVGLYFFFAPLGLTQTYTGLILAHAALGSPFVVVTVGAALASFDRNLARAGASLGAAPHVVFRKIMLPLVRPGVISGALFAFATSLDEVVVVLLLGAPHQRTIPREMFSGLRDSFNPTIAAVATILTLLAVFLLLLVEWLRLRNERARRRLAPQLAEG from the coding sequence ATGCAGCATTCAGCCCTGACCAGAACCGAGGTGGTGGCGCGCTGGGCATTGCGCATCTTCGGCGTCGCGGTGCTGTTCTTCCTGATCGCGCCGATTATTGCGATCCTGCCGCTCTCGTTCAATGATTCACAATTCCTCACCTATCCGCTGCGCGGGTTCACTACCCATTGGTATGATGCGGTGTTTTCGAGCGAGAAGTGGCAGATCGCGGTCAAGAACTCGTTCCTGATCGGTATACCCGCCACCATCATCGCAACAGTGCTGGGGACGCTCGCGGCCATCGGCTTGCAGATGGCGGATTTTCGGGGGAAGGGGTTTCTCACGGCGCTGCTTTTGTCACCGCTCATCGTGCCGATCGTCATCGTGGCGGTCGGTCTCTATTTCTTCTTTGCCCCGCTCGGGCTCACCCAGACTTATACCGGCCTCATCCTCGCCCATGCGGCGCTGGGCTCGCCTTTCGTGGTGGTCACCGTGGGAGCGGCATTGGCATCATTCGACCGTAATCTCGCGCGTGCCGGGGCAAGCCTCGGGGCTGCGCCACATGTGGTCTTCCGGAAGATCATGCTGCCGCTGGTGAGGCCCGGTGTCATCTCGGGCGCGCTGTTTGCGTTTGCGACCTCACTCGATGAGGTGGTCGTGGTGCTGCTGCTGGGCGCCCCGCACCAGCGCACCATTCCACGTGAGATGTTTTCCGGTTTGCGTGACAGCTTCAACCCGACCATTGCAGCGGTCGCAACGATCCTGACGCTGTTGGCGGTGTTCCTGCTGTTGCTGGTCGAGTGGCTCAGGTTGAGGAACGAGCGCGCCCGCCGGAGGCTCGCGCCTCAACTCGCCGAGGGATAA